AAGCCGCCCGCGAAGGGTCCCGAACGGCTTCTCGGAAACCGGATGACTGTCCTGGGTCAAAAACGCCTCAATGCGGTACTCTCCTCCCGCAAAATCGGACAAGTCCAATTCAGAAAAAATCTCGACATCGTCGATCCGTCCGTCCTTATTCCCGTCTCTCGCCGCATGGTTAACCGCGGCCACCCGGAGGCGGCCGGAAGCCCGGAGGGCCGCATCGCCTTCGGATTTCTTGGCATGATCATTGCGGACCAGATAGACAACAAAGCTGTAAGCAAGATGGATCATAAATATCAGAAGCGCCAAATTCCGGAAATTCCGGAAAAACGGCCGAAAGCATATACCAAACAGCGCCGCCATGAGCACAGGCACACCGTAATAGAACAGCAGTAAAATTTGAAGCCATGCCGTCGGGGTTCCGTTGTCCGCATATCTCAAAGGGATCGCGTATTTCTCAGTCATCACCGCGGCAAGCATGAGCGTCAAAAAATAGACAGTGCCCACCCTCACGGCCAGCCGGGCGACAGCGGTCTCCGGGTCATAAAACTGTTGTCGTTTTTGCGACATAGCCTCTTCCCTTCTTCAAATAAAAAAGGAACCAAGAGCTTGGTTCCGCGTCAATGCCCGGCCGGCAAACAGCGCCCCGAATATCAAACCAATGTCTTCGCGAACACCTCAACCACCTTCTGGTCAACCTGGTCCTTCATGCCGCGCAATTCATCAAGGGCTTTTTCCTGCGGAAACGCGGACCGGTACGAACGGTTGGAGGTCAGGGCGTCAAAAATATCCGCGACCGTGAGAATCCGGACCAACGGACGGACCTGGTCGCCCTTCAATCCGTCAGGGTATCCCATCCCGTCGATCTTTTCGTGATGATGCCGGACCAGGTCACAGAGCGCCCGCAAAGACCGGATTGGCTTGATAATCCCCTCTCCGATCTCACAATGCTTCTTCATCATGTCCATTTCCGCGGCGGTCAGCGGGCCATCCTTCGTCAGCACCTTGTCCGTAACTCCGATCTTACCGATATCGTGCAGCCGGGCCGCATCGCGCAAAATCTTCAACTCCTCGGCCGTTAACTTCAAAGCTTCTCCGATCTGCACGACATATTTGGCCACCCGCTCCGAATGCCCGCGCGAGTAAGGGTCTTTGGCTTCAACGGCCATGGCCAGGGCCGAGATCGTTTCAAAATACGTTTTTTCCGCGTCATCGTTCAAACGGGAATTTTCAATCGCGACCGCCGTCTGCAATCCCAGGTTGTAAAGCAGGTTCATTTCCTCGTCGTTAAACTCGTCCTCGATTTTCCGGCCGCTCAAACAGATGCCGCCTAAAAGCTTGTCATGCAAAACCAGGGGCGCGAAGGTCACCGGGGCGGACAGATACGGCGACAAGGCGCCCTCGCGCGGCACCTTGGACAGAACGGAAGTTTTCTTTGTGCTGAAAATCTGCTCAAACGCCGCGGCGTCCATTTTGATTTTCATCAAGCGGCCGTTGTCCTGTCCAACTCCATAAACCGCCTTGACCCGGTAATCTGTTGAGCGCTCTTCCTGGACCATCAGAATCCCCACCTTGCCCTGCAAGGCTTCCGTGACCGTCTCGACGATCAGGTTAAGAAAATTGTCGATGTTCTCCATTGAGGAAATCCCCTCCCCAACGCGGGAAAGGACGGAATGCAGGGTCTTCTTGGCAAGCTCCAGATTGCGGATATTTTCTTCAAGGCGGGAGGTGATTTCGTTGAAAGACTTTGCCAAAATGGCGATTTCATTAGTATTTCCGCTCTCCATGTCGTGCATTTTGTCCGGCCCCAGGATCTCCTCAAGAGTGGTCCGGTTGGTGTTCGTCAAATCGATGATGCCCTTAATGATGGAGCGTGTGGCGAAATACCCGATGGCCACACCCACAACGACCAACAACAGGGTCCAAAAGAAATTTTCCTCGGACAGTGAAACCTGCCCATAATCCTTCACTTGCCAGTAAAGATAATACAGCACACTCACGGGCAAGATCGACATCACAAAATAAAGGATGGTGAACTTCCGAAGGACAGAGGCGTTCTCAAAAGATGTAAGTTGAATTTTCACAGACATAACTTTTGGAGGCAGGCCGGTCCCAAGATGGGCAACCCGCCGGATTTTCTCGGATAATTATAACACAAACGCTTAAACGGAAACACCCGCATCCGGAATTTATGCCGGGCGGGCTCAACGGCCGCCGCACTACGGCAAGGCGTTGACGAGCAACAACCGGTCATCGACGCGCATCTTTTCCAAAACGCCGCGAATGGTGACAGCCGCCCTCCGGCTGGCATCATCCCAGGCAAACTGGAAATCCGGATGATACATCCCCTTGTAGCAGCTGCCCAGCACCGCCAGCTCAAACTCTTTCAGGATAAACGCCATGATTTGCCTGCAAATTTCGGGGTGTGCTTCCGGGGCGCTGCTTAAATCCTCCGGAAACTGAAGGCTGTTCAGCAAGACGGCCTTTGTCCTCACGTCCTCCTGAAGGCCGCGGATCGCCATCAAGAATTCCTCGCGATTCCGGGCCTCGGCGATGAACGAGCGGATTTCTTCCGCCGCCCGGTCAATCTGACGGTCAGCAAGGACAGAGAAATAAAATCCGTACTCGGGATCCATCTTCATCTGGACAATCACGCCCTTTATGTCAGACAGATCTGCAGGGACCGGCAGTTTGTATTTTACGTATTTCTTGACCTGGGACTGATAAACAACGGGGCTCAAGATTGTCATGATCAGCGCCAACGGCACCACAATGACCAGGGCAACGCCGGCGATCCTCAGGGCCGGGGGCCATTTCTGCCCCAAAGGGACATTCCCCCTTTTATCGGAAATTTGATTCATACCTGAACTCCTTTCATCTGCAAATGCCAGCAACCCAAATCATTATTCTTATTCTATACGCGAAACCCATCCCCGCCACAGGGAAATCGGTTTTTATGAACGCCCCGCGCTGAATCCAGATATATCACGGAGAGGGAGAGATTCGAACTCTCGATGGACCTTACGACCCATAACGGTTTTCAAGACCGCCGCTTTCAACCACTCAGCCACCTCTCCCGTTTGTCACCCCAAAATGTGCCGGCTTCCATAAAATTTTTCAGAGCAACTGGCCGACCGCTCAGCCATCTCTCCACATCCTCGATCCATCCGAAAATGTGCCAGCAGCCACTGTTATCCGGAACATCGGCCACATTTTCAGCAGAAAACATGGCAGGGGCAACGCTCAAATACAAAAATAAATTTACTGAAGCCTCTCTTGCGAAACATCATACCATTGATCGCCCGCTTGTAAAATAAAAAGCGGCGTCTTTCTGTCAAAATACGGCCAATAAAGGGCCTCTATGGAAGAATAAGTTTTAGGGAGCGGATCCCCACGCAAATAAACCGGTGGCAGACCGGAATTACCCGGATACCCGTCAGGGACAAAAAAAGAAAACGGCCGGTTTTGCGGATGTCCTGCCACAAAGGATTCGACAGTCTGCAAAAGTCGCCGCTCTTCCCTGCTTTCCCGCGCCTGCCGTAGGTTCGTGGCAAAAGTCAGGCCCGCGTTCCCAATAATGAGCAGAGATACAGCCGCAGCCGTCAATATGCGCCAGCCCCTCTGATGAGCGCGGGAATCATCAGGGTCTGTCAAAGAATACATGAAAACAAGAAAAAAAGCCCAGAAAAAATATCCATAATAGCTGCGCCGCATCAAAAAATCGACATTATAAAAATTGATCCGGCCCAGGACAACAGCGGCGCTATAGCCGATGATCAAAATAGCGAAAACTCCCCAAACTCTTCCAGACCGCATCGGGCCGCGATGGCGCCGACTCTCGAGAAAAAGGACCCCCATGCCCCCGACGGCAATCCACGCGGCTGAGTATAATAGCGATGAATATCCACCCAACAGGTGGAGCAGATTCTTCGAAACAAGGAAAGATAGTCGTCCGCCATCCCAAACAAATTGCAGATCCGGGGTAAAAAGGCCTTGCGTAACCCACCAATAGTTGCTTTTGATCAAATTGGGAATAACAGCAGAAATTTTGTATGCGGTCCCCGGGGTCGACCACTGTCCGGAGGTTGTTAACAAAAGGTTCCCAAGGCTCCATAAAACATAAAGCGCAACCGGGAACAGGATCCCCAGGCGGACTCCCAGCGGGACTCGCACTTCCCGGGATCTCGCTGTGAGATCACAGAACAGAATCACTGCGACCCCGAGGCCAAATTCGTAGAAAAAATCCGCTGTGCCGAGAAGAAGGACAAGCCAAACCGCCCGCCACGGCCGGCCATATTTTTCCTGGATGATGGAATAATACTGCCCCAGTGCCGCCAGCGTCAGCGCCATCCAGAGCATATATCCCTGGACATGCGCCCAGACCACCATCTCATTGTTCAAAGTCAGGACCAAAAAGAAGGCCGCGAACATGCTGGCAAAAACTCCGCCGCGGATTTTTCGCAACAGCCGCCACAAGCACCAGACCGTCAAAAGATGCAAAAATATCCCTGCCGCCTGCCAAAGCTCAAAGCTGTATCCAAACAGATACCGGGCCGTCCCCAACCAAACATAGAACAGGGGCCGGAAAAGCAGTTCATCACCGGGGCAAAAACTGCGGGTCCTGTTAAGATCATAGGCGTCCAGCGCCAGGGACGGCCAGCCCTCCCTCCCGGCTGTCTCCGCAAGATAAAAAATATGGTCGGCCCGAGGGACGTGGAATAGCGACGGGCTGTAAACGCAACAGCCCAAAATCCCGAATGTCAAAAAAATGAAATACGTGTAAAACGCTTTGGGAAGCGGCGCGTTCCACGCCTTGGAGGGGTTCTGCGGGCT
This window of the Candidatus Omnitrophota bacterium genome carries:
- a CDS encoding HD domain-containing protein is translated as MKIQLTSFENASVLRKFTILYFVMSILPVSVLYYLYWQVKDYGQVSLSEENFFWTLLLVVVGVAIGYFATRSIIKGIIDLTNTNRTTLEEILGPDKMHDMESGNTNEIAILAKSFNEITSRLEENIRNLELAKKTLHSVLSRVGEGISSMENIDNFLNLIVETVTEALQGKVGILMVQEERSTDYRVKAVYGVGQDNGRLMKIKMDAAAFEQIFSTKKTSVLSKVPREGALSPYLSAPVTFAPLVLHDKLLGGICLSGRKIEDEFNDEEMNLLYNLGLQTAVAIENSRLNDDAEKTYFETISALAMAVEAKDPYSRGHSERVAKYVVQIGEALKLTAEELKILRDAARLHDIGKIGVTDKVLTKDGPLTAAEMDMMKKHCEIGEGIIKPIRSLRALCDLVRHHHEKIDGMGYPDGLKGDQVRPLVRILTVADIFDALTSNRSYRSAFPQEKALDELRGMKDQVDQKVVEVFAKTLV